DNA sequence from the Actinomycetota bacterium genome:
CATCCCATCGAGGCGCGCCTCGGACGCCGAGACGAGGTGATCGAGATAGGTGTGCTCCGAACCGTCTATCTGGCGGACGGAACCCGGCTCGATCCCTCCGGGCACCGCCGTACCGAGCGCGGTCTCGATCTCGTCCTCGAGCGCGTCGGGCAGCTTCGTTCCGGAACGGTCGAAGAACTTGATCCCGTTGTACTCGGGCGGATTGTGCGAGGCGCTGATCACCGCCCCGGCCGCGGCTCCGAGCGAGGTCGTGAGGTAGGCGATCGCGGGGGTCGGCTCGACCCCGGCAAGGATCGCGTCTCCCCCCGCGGCCAGGATGCCCTCGACGAGGGCATCCTCGAGCCACTCCCCGGATCCACGCGTATCGCGACCGACAACCACCGTGGGACGACCCTCGCCGTGACGGCCGAGCACGCCGACGGCAGCACGCCCGAGATCGAACGCGAGTTCCCTGGTCAGATCGCTGCCCGCGAGGCCGCGGACACCGTCGGTGCCGAAGAGCAGTTCTCCCATGTGGAGCCGAAGGCTACACCGCGTTCCGGGTTACGCGTGCCGGATGCGGCGGAGCAGCTCGCGCATCCGTTCCCGGGAGATACGCCGGGTATGGGTACAGGCGCTCGTCGTGAACCCTCCGGACCGGAGCTTGTGACCCTGAACCACGTAACGCCCACCGTCACGGAACACGACCTCTTCCGACATCGACATGTTGTCATCGGGGTCTGCGCCCCAGACCGTGACGCGGTCCGCGGCGTGTCCCGCGGCGACGGCCCGAACGCGGAACCGCGCGGGCACCATGCCGTCCCTCGCCCTCCGGAGCTGTCGGACGCGTCCGACGAAGAGCGTGTCGCTGTAGGTGCTCCCCGTATCTCCGCTGTCGATGATCTCACCCAGCGTCCGTTCGGGATGCGCGCACGCCGCCGAGGCGGGCCCTCCCCCGACCGTCACGAGCGAGGACGCGAGCAATACCGTCACGATCGAAGCTCGGATACGTCGTTCCACCATCAGAACTCCTCATGTTCCGTCGACGCAGGTTCATGTCGGTCGAGCCTAGTCCTGTGACAGCCCTACCCGTCGACGAGGACCTCGGCCGCCACCCTGCGCACCCCCGGCCGGAGAACCAGCACGGTGGCGAGAGCGAGGGCACCGCCGAGCGCCTGGGCGAGGACGAAGGCGGGGACCGAACGTGGCGCGATGCCGGTGAGGGAATCGGTGAACATGCGTCCGATCGTGACCGCAGGGTTCGCGAAGCCTCTCGACGAGGTGAACCAGATCGCCGCCGCGACATAGCCGCCGACCGTGAACGGGATCGCGGTCGAGCGTCGCGTTCCCACCATGAGGAAGATCACCATCACGAGGCCGAACGTCGCCACGACCTCGCCGAGCCACAGGCCGGCGCCGGTTCGGACCGTGGACGAGGCATCGACCCCCGGCAGGGAGAACAGCACGTTCGCGACGATCGTGCCCGCGATCGCGCCGCCGACCTGCGCTACGGCGTAGGCGCTCGCGGGTATCGTCTCGATCCCGCCGAGGATCCGGTCGACGCCGGTCACGACCGGATTGAAATGGGCCCCGGAGATCGGCCCGAGCACCGAGATCAGCACGGCGAGCGCGATCCCGGTCACCGCCGCGTTCACGAGGAGCTGCACGCCGACGTCATCGGTCAGTCGCTGCGCGGAGATACCGGATCCGACGATCGCGATCAGCAGGAGAGCCGTTCCGAGCGCCTCTGCGAGCACGCGCCGCCCGAGGTCTCCCTCACGCATCCGCGGCGACGAGCTCCTCCGCCAGGGCACGAACGCGGCGATCGATCTCGTCGCGGATCGGCCGAACCTCCTCGAGCTCCCGGCCCGCCGGGTCGTCGAGCTCCCAGTCGAGGTAGCGCACCCCCGGGAACACCGGACACGCATCACCGCAGCCCATCGTGATCACGACGTCGGAGCGTTCGACGGCCTCGGTGGTGAGCGCCTTCGGCCGCCGTCCCGCGAGATCGATCCCGACCTCGCGCATCGCCTCGAGCACGGCCGGGTTGATCTCGTCGGACGGAGCGCTCCCGGCCGATCGCACGTCGACCCGATCGCCCGCGTAGCGCTCGAGGAGGGCCGCCGCCATCTGGCTGCGTCCGGCGTTGTGGACGCACACGAACAGCACCTGGGGAGCGGCACTCAACGGGCACCCTCCGTCTCGGGCGGCTTCTTGGCGCGCACGATCGCCGAGTACATTCGGTCGGCGACGTCGTGGGTGACCTCGACCCCGACATCGATGAACCCGACCTCGCGCAGCCCGCGCTCGTATTCGCCGATCGAGAGCGCGCCTGCGACGCAGCCGACGAAGCTTCCCCGTTCGGCCCGCTGGTCGGGCGTGAGCGCGTCGTCCGCGACGACGTCGGTGATCCCGAGTCGCCCGCCGGGGCTCAGCACGCGGAACATCTCCGAGAGCACCCGCGGCTTGTCGGTCGACAGGTTGATCACGCAGTTGGAGATGATCACGTCGATGCTTGCATCGGGGACCGGGATCTGCTCGATCGCTCCTTCGAGGAACTCGACGTTCT
Encoded proteins:
- a CDS encoding aquaporin, encoding MREGDLGRRVLAEALGTALLLIAIVGSGISAQRLTDDVGVQLLVNAAVTGIALAVLISVLGPISGAHFNPVVTGVDRILGGIETIPASAYAVAQVGGAIAGTIVANVLFSLPGVDASSTVRTGAGLWLGEVVATFGLVMVIFLMVGTRRSTAIPFTVGGYVAAAIWFTSSRGFANPAVTIGRMFTDSLTGIAPRSVPAFVLAQALGGALALATVLVLRPGVRRVAAEVLVDG
- a CDS encoding arsenate reductase ArsC, with product MSAAPQVLFVCVHNAGRSQMAAALLERYAGDRVDVRSAGSAPSDEINPAVLEAMREVGIDLAGRRPKALTTEAVERSDVVITMGCGDACPVFPGVRYLDWELDDPAGRELEEVRPIRDEIDRRVRALAEELVAADA